ATGTTGACATACTCTCTCCTTAATTCCGGTCCTTTTTCTGCCCGTTTTGGTCTTAAAATGGTCTGGTAAATTAACAACATTACAGTGATTATCTGTTAACTACAGTTCAGGAGTAAAGGAAATGCTGGAACTCAGACCAAATTGTGAACGTTGCGACAGAGATCTGCCGCCCGACTCATTAGCAGCAAGGATTTGTTCTTTTGAATGCACTTATTGCGCTGATTGCTGTGACCACCAGTTGCAGGGCGCCTGTCCAAACTGTGGCGGCGAGCTGGTGCGGCGCCCCGTCAGGCCAGCCGGCAAGCTGGCTAAGTTCCCGCCCTCCACACAACGTGTTGGAAAACCATACGCATAAGCCCTCAGGAAATATGCAGTACTGCGCCGGGGATTTTCAGCAAAGCGAACATCTCCTTCTGGCTGGCGGCAGAAATATCCCGGGTACAATCAGGATTGCTGTATTGCATTGAAGTTATCCGCCCCAGCTGACGCCAGACGATAATTACCGACACGATTAACGAGCAGTGTTCTCCTCCCTGCATGCAGAGCAGAGTGTAATGCCAGCGCTCATCAAGCTCGTTGGAGAAAAACTGGATAGCGGCCGCAGGCAGCAGCGCGCGCAGATCCTGCAGCAGAATATCGCTGACTCCCCAGGAGAGCCGTAAAGTTAATGTGTGCTGAATCAATATGTTGCCCCTGCTGCTGAGTATTGCCCTTGATAACTTACCTTTTAATCGAAAAGAGTACAGATAGCCATAGCCAGGCCGTTTTTGGCAAGTAAATCAGCCGTGGCTGGCGAGCCTTTGCTAAGTAAGATCAATTTTTTAGTTAAAAAGTTTCGTTACGATATTGTGGCGGACAGCGATCGGGCACAACATACAGTCTCTGCTGTTGACTGACTGAGTTTGCCAATGCTGATTAGAGTTGATGAAGCCAGAACGATTATTACTGATAGTCGTTTAGCCTGTACTTTAGCCTTTGTTGCCGGCGCACTGAATACTGCTGCATTTGAAGCTGTGGGGTTCTTCTCAGCGAATATGACCGGCAATGTCTCTTCACTTTCCGATAATCTCGCCCATGCCAGATTGCAGGGCGGCTGGTTTTTCTTTGAGATTGTCGGCCTGTTTATCCTCGGCTCGCTGTTTTCGGCGATGGTGATCAATGCCGGACGGCGGCGCAATATTCGTTCCATCTATGCGCTGAATATTCTGATCGAAGCCTGTTTGCTGACGACGCTGGGCATCATCGAATGCTGGTTGCATCCGGACTCTGCCGGTGTGCTGCTGATTCTCAGTCTCAGCTTTCTGATGGGATTGCAGAATGCGGTGGTCACACGGATATCCAATGCGCGGGTGCGCACCACCCATGTTTCGGGTACTTCAACCGATATCGGCATTGAGCTGGCGATGCTGATTGATATTCTGCTGCGCAAAGAGTCGCCGAAGGATGCTCCGGCCTGGCTGCAAAAGCTGGCGCTGCATAGCAGCACCGTGCTGGCTTTTCTGACTGGCGGCGTAGCGGGGATCTGGTTGTATCGTATGATGGGCTATGCATTTCTGATTTTATTTGGCCTGACGCTGTTGCTGATTGCACTATCAGCGATTCTCAAAACCCGTAATCTGCTGGTGAATCCGCAATAAGATCGGCAAAAAAAAAGCACCTCCGCAGAGGTGCTTGTTAATGATTACGGCAGTCGCAGCTTTTTGGCTATCCAGTAAATCACCCCGGCAACCACCAGCGAGGTTATCGTTGGTACGCCCCACTCAACATTAAGACCGACGATACTGCCGATGATGCTGGCGATAATCGCGCTCCAGCCAATCACTGGCAGCTCTTCAGGCAGTACGCCGCTTTTGCGCGATGCATCCAGTGCCGCTCTGTGGCTGCGTAACAGATAATAATCCACCAGCATAATGCTGATAATCGGTGGAAATACCACGCCAAGCACCGTCAGAAAATCCACAAATCGATCGAGAATACCCAACACCGACAGCAGGGTGCCGATCAGGCCGATAGCGACAGTGGTGGTGGTATAGCGCAGCTTTTTGCCGGTAATGCCTTCGACCGCATTGACAATGCCCAGCGCGGATGAATAGAGGTTAATGTCATTAATACGCAGGGTGGAGAACACCACCACCAGCAAGCCGATGCCTCCGGCAGTTTGCGCCATAATGGTGACGACATCCGCAGAACCGAGGGTTTTTGCAATCAGGATCGCCAGACCGTTAACAATAAATTCGCCGGCGATAATGGTAAGCAGGGTGATATTAAATACCTGCTTGCCATTCTTTGAGTAGCGGGTGAG
This is a stretch of genomic DNA from Winslowiella toletana. It encodes these proteins:
- a CDS encoding DUF1272 domain-containing protein, which gives rise to MLELRPNCERCDRDLPPDSLAARICSFECTYCADCCDHQLQGACPNCGGELVRRPVRPAGKLAKFPPSTQRVGKPYA
- a CDS encoding YoaK family protein translates to MLIRVDEARTIITDSRLACTLAFVAGALNTAAFEAVGFFSANMTGNVSSLSDNLAHARLQGGWFFFEIVGLFILGSLFSAMVINAGRRRNIRSIYALNILIEACLLTTLGIIECWLHPDSAGVLLILSLSFLMGLQNAVVTRISNARVRTTHVSGTSTDIGIELAMLIDILLRKESPKDAPAWLQKLALHSSTVLAFLTGGVAGIWLYRMMGYAFLILFGLTLLLIALSAILKTRNLLVNPQ